One genomic region from Candidatus Palauibacter soopunensis encodes:
- a CDS encoding ArdC-like ssDNA-binding domain-containing protein, translated as MNHDEYHRKFADAIIEQIRQGTAPWQKPWAPGERVMPMNVDTDRSYRGGNSLHLASVQQEQGYGDVRWGTYRQIQTRGGQVRKGERGTRILSFQDKKRIAVTDEQGRPRRDAEGKKVYRYEKLKAPFVRQYTVFNAEQADGLPERTNAPPEPLWKVHQEAERVMEDVGVPVRHVQGDRAYYHMKRDEIVLPER; from the coding sequence ATGAACCACGACGAATACCACCGCAAGTTCGCCGACGCGATCATCGAGCAGATCCGGCAGGGCACCGCGCCCTGGCAGAAGCCGTGGGCGCCGGGCGAGCGCGTGATGCCCATGAACGTCGACACCGACCGCTCCTACCGGGGCGGGAACAGCCTGCACCTCGCCTCCGTGCAGCAGGAGCAGGGCTACGGCGACGTGCGCTGGGGCACCTACCGCCAGATCCAGACCCGGGGCGGGCAGGTCAGGAAGGGCGAGCGCGGCACCCGCATCCTCTCCTTCCAGGACAAGAAGCGGATCGCCGTGACCGACGAGCAGGGTCGGCCGAGGAGGGACGCCGAGGGCAAGAAGGTCTACCGCTACGAGAAGCTCAAGGCGCCGTTCGTCCGCCAGTACACCGTGTTCAACGCGGAGCAGGCCGACGGGCTGCCCGAGCGGACCAACGCCCCGCCCGAGCCGCTCTGGAAGGTGCATCAGGAGGCCGAGCGCGTCATGGAGGACGTTGGCGTGCCGGTCCGCCACGTCCAGGGCGACCGCGCCTACTACCACATGAAGCGCGACGAGATCGTGCTGCCCGAGCG
- a CDS encoding ATPase, T2SS/T4P/T4SS family: MKRASGVGHLVPFLPGLEGLLEDPGVSEIMINGPANVWVERAGTLEPHDAPGLTAAWLHRAAIHIARPLGLDPAARPILDARLEDGSRVAICTPPAAPEVAITIRRFGGRAFTAEDLVRMSSLPEEALQAARATLAARRNILVSGGTGSGKTTLLNALIELLPEDERIVAIEDTLELRIDRANCLRFEAGATLSETPVSIRDLVRHALRHRPDHIVVGEVRGGEAADLLQALNTGHGGSLTTIHANNARSALSRLASCAMQAGDALPWEVTCRGVVDGIALVLHVTRRDGRRFVEEALEVRGYDAATGRWITEPTWTTQPPKEVNA; this comes from the coding sequence ATGAAGCGCGCCAGCGGCGTCGGCCACCTCGTCCCGTTCCTTCCGGGGTTGGAGGGTCTACTCGAAGATCCCGGGGTCTCCGAGATCATGATCAACGGACCCGCGAACGTCTGGGTCGAGCGCGCCGGGACGCTGGAGCCCCACGACGCGCCCGGGCTCACCGCGGCATGGCTCCACCGAGCGGCGATCCACATCGCCCGGCCGCTCGGGCTCGATCCCGCCGCCCGGCCCATCCTCGACGCCCGGCTGGAGGACGGATCGCGGGTCGCGATCTGCACGCCGCCCGCCGCGCCCGAGGTCGCGATCACCATCCGCCGGTTCGGGGGCCGGGCGTTCACGGCCGAGGATCTCGTCCGCATGAGCTCGCTCCCGGAAGAGGCGCTCCAGGCCGCCCGGGCCACGCTTGCGGCGCGCCGGAACATCCTCGTCTCCGGCGGCACCGGCTCGGGCAAGACCACGCTCCTGAACGCGCTGATCGAACTCCTGCCCGAGGACGAGCGGATCGTCGCCATCGAGGACACCCTCGAACTCAGGATCGACCGGGCGAACTGCCTCCGGTTCGAGGCGGGAGCCACGCTCTCGGAGACGCCCGTCTCGATCCGCGACCTGGTGCGCCACGCGCTCCGCCACCGGCCCGACCACATCGTCGTCGGCGAGGTCCGGGGCGGCGAGGCCGCCGACCTCTTGCAAGCCCTCAACACCGGGCACGGCGGGTCCCTCACGACCATCCACGCCAACAACGCGCGTTCCGCGCTCTCGCGACTCGCCAGCTGCGCCATGCAGGCCGGCGACGCGCTGCCCTGGGAGGTCACCTGCCGGGGCGTCGTCGACGGCATCGCGCTCGTGCTGCACGTGACCCGCCGCGACGGGCGCCGGTTCGTCGAAGAGGCGCTCGAAGTGCGCGGCTACGACGCGGCCACCGGCCGCTGGATCACGGAACCGACATGGACCACCCAACCACCGAAGGAGGTGAACGCATGA